A segment of the Trifolium pratense cultivar HEN17-A07 linkage group LG7, ARS_RC_1.1, whole genome shotgun sequence genome:
CTTCACTCACAAGTCAAAGTCAACATGGTCAAAGTCAACCACTCCAAATGAGATCCTACCGTGACAATGGAAGGTTGTTTTTGTTCCTACAAGTTGTTTCAATTCCTCACAACAATTTCTTCGCTACGCGACAAAATGGTCGTCTTATTCTCACAATTGctagtgatgatgatgatgaagacgacgaagaagaaaataatgatGAGTGTGAGAAATGTGAAAATGTGGTAGAGAAAACACATATGTGTAGTTTAGAATTAGTGGTGAATAAGAAAATTGAGTTAATTAACAAGAGTCCAAAATTGGTTCCTTTGTTAAACTTCTCTGACCATTGGTCAGACAAATTCAAAAGAGGGACCAATTTTGAGGATGTTCAACACGGTTCATTGCCACGGTCATTGCCTTTGATCAATGGTTATGAATATTATTGGCGAAACAAGGCTACTGGAAATGTTCTACTATCTGGAAACATGAACATAAATCAAGGTTCAAATGAAGAATCACAAGATTCACAACAGTTGTTTGTTTTGAGAGGGAAGAATAAGGATTACTTAGTTCACAATTTGAAGTTTTGCAAGGATTCTAGAACTACAAGGTCTTTTATGTTTTGGGACCCATGTTGTATTGCTACCTGATCATTTTCTCTACTTTTTGTTCCACTCTTTTTCCTATATAGTTGTtgtcaaataaaacaaaatgtaGAGGGGAGAAAAATACTATATTTATAAGATTAGATGAATGACTTTaacattttcatatatatattattgttctattatatatatttatttacatgTCTATGGTAGTATtgatcatttttaaaaaattctattgTATTGACAATTACACAACCAACACAATATAATGGTATGTTGATGAACCTGTGATTGAGAGTGCAAGCAATAACTTCCTAAGATCTTGTTGATGATGCTCAGGTTGAAAGCATCAAACGGTGAATAATACCTATCGATGATACATAGTTTGACTAGCACTTAATGCAGAGTGTTGTTACacttatcaaatatttataCAATGATATAACTCAATAAAACTATGTGTTCACCTTACAAGAGGACGACAACACTTGTTAAATCAAGTTTCTCACCTCAACT
Coding sequences within it:
- the LOC123898563 gene encoding protein FAF-like, chloroplastic; amino-acid sequence: MVMQNQNIDSSKELSHSKLTSELDIWSSILNQKNKDEASQLKTPPYIHPLEKKSKNWLSEKSLEMCTESLGSETGSDWFCSSYTSSSKDNNSLEDDEKLKAKVKICDDENPKHNYSIRKKTKKPSCLPPPLPSLTSQSQHGQSQPLQMRSYRDNGRLFLFLQVVSIPHNNFFATRQNGRLILTIASDDDDEDDEEENNDECEKCENVVEKTHMCSLELVVNKKIELINKSPKLVPLLNFSDHWSDKFKRGTNFEDVQHGSLPRSLPLINGYEYYWRNKATGNVLLSGNMNINQGSNEESQDSQQLFVLRGKNKDYLVHNLKFCKDSRTTRSFMFWDPCCIAT